Proteins found in one Gemmatimonadota bacterium genomic segment:
- the rpoN gene encoding RNA polymerase factor sigma-54, with amino-acid sequence MAFNTKLYQSAQLKQEMKINPRLYQAMELLYMPLLDLQQHLKTEMAENPFLEMQEADVEEDVEVTEEGKEEKDEDEMDWEEILLDGFDVGGRRQQYEQREFFQPTPVASQDLQDHLFEQLRHSDLAERDMRMGEEIIGNIDDDGSLSCGLDQVVTGVNDWLDEARAVSRDRIAGLADEDEIEYRNELALLDEIFHPYTVEDAESVLKVIQNFDPPGVAARDLRESILIQLRQLGEQDTLAAKIVEHHFDDLLNHRWSDIAKTLSISPKEVQDAADEISKLDPKPGLKYSAAPDHYVIPDLIVEEIDGEYMVFVNDTSLPRLRISQAYREVARDKNQFKGENKEFISSKLNSANWMIQAIEQRRQTMLKVMNYIVDRQRAFFDKGVQHLKPLTLREVAEHIDMHESTVSRVTNEKFVQTPRGVYSLKFFFSSGLSTATGEDISARGVKAKIKKLVDEEDPKKPLTDQTIVNLLKSDGVKIARRTVAKYRDQLGILPARMRKRV; translated from the coding sequence ATGGCTTTCAATACGAAGCTGTACCAGAGCGCGCAGCTCAAGCAGGAGATGAAGATCAACCCTCGCCTGTACCAGGCGATGGAGTTGCTCTACATGCCCCTGCTGGACCTGCAGCAGCATCTCAAGACCGAGATGGCCGAGAACCCCTTCCTGGAGATGCAGGAGGCCGACGTCGAGGAGGACGTCGAGGTCACGGAGGAGGGCAAGGAGGAGAAGGACGAAGACGAGATGGACTGGGAGGAGATCCTCCTGGACGGCTTCGACGTGGGGGGGCGGCGCCAGCAATACGAGCAGCGCGAGTTCTTCCAGCCCACGCCCGTGGCCTCCCAGGACCTCCAGGACCACCTCTTCGAGCAGCTGCGGCACTCCGACCTCGCCGAGCGCGACATGCGCATGGGCGAGGAGATCATCGGCAACATCGACGATGACGGCTCCCTCTCCTGTGGTCTGGACCAGGTCGTCACCGGCGTCAACGATTGGCTGGACGAAGCCCGCGCCGTCTCCCGGGATCGCATCGCCGGCCTCGCGGACGAGGACGAGATCGAGTATCGCAACGAGCTGGCGCTTCTGGACGAGATCTTCCACCCCTACACGGTCGAGGACGCCGAGAGCGTCCTCAAGGTCATCCAGAACTTCGATCCGCCCGGCGTGGCCGCGCGCGACCTGCGTGAGTCCATCCTGATCCAGCTCCGTCAGCTGGGGGAGCAGGATACGCTCGCCGCGAAGATCGTGGAGCACCACTTCGACGACCTGCTGAACCACCGGTGGTCGGACATCGCCAAGACGCTGTCCATCTCGCCCAAGGAGGTGCAGGACGCCGCGGACGAGATCTCCAAGCTCGACCCCAAGCCGGGCCTCAAGTACTCGGCCGCACCCGATCACTACGTCATCCCGGACCTGATCGTGGAGGAGATCGACGGGGAGTACATGGTGTTCGTGAACGACACCAGCCTGCCGCGTCTGCGGATCTCGCAGGCGTACCGGGAGGTGGCCCGCGACAAGAACCAGTTCAAGGGGGAGAACAAGGAGTTCATCTCCTCCAAGCTGAACTCGGCCAACTGGATGATCCAGGCCATCGAGCAACGTCGTCAGACGATGCTCAAGGTCATGAACTACATCGTGGACCGGCAGCGGGCGTTCTTCGACAAGGGCGTGCAACACCTGAAGCCGCTCACCCTGCGCGAGGTGGCCGAGCATATCGACATGCACGAGTCCACCGTCTCCCGGGTGACCAACGAGAAGTTCGTGCAGACGCCTCGCGGCGTGTATTCCCTCAAGTTCTTCTTCTCCAGCGGCCTCTCTACCGCCACGGGTGAGGACATCTCCGCCCGCGGCGTGAAGGCGAAGATCAAGAAGCTGGTGGACGAGGAAGATCCCAAGAAGCCGCTCACGGATCAGACCATCGTGAACCTGCTCAAGTCGGACGGGGTGAAGATCGCGCGTCGTACCGTGGCCAAGTACCGCGACCAGCTCGGGATCCTCCCCGCGCGGATGCGGAAGCGGGTCTGA
- a CDS encoding glycosyltransferase gives MRRHDFAVVVPAYNEAAVIPDLVRELKAAFAAHELDGEVLLVDDGSSDGTAELAEREAAGWPNFRVLRHRVNRGKTEAMVTAAEATERSVLVLFDADLQHTPDEIPRFLEKIDEGWDIVTGRKIGAYDKRAVSSVYNRLSRWIFRVPVQDLNSMKAFRREVLTEIPLRHDWHRFFVVMAYARGYSVSEIDVTLHPRRAGESKYRGPFRVIVGLLDLVSVWFLLLFSRKPLILFGVSGLVLVGLGLTVALVAFYLRFVMGQGFRPLLYLVILLETVGFLLLGFGLVSEMIAQLRTELERVKRDLDRTLRPGSEGRP, from the coding sequence GTGCGCCGACACGACTTCGCGGTCGTGGTGCCCGCCTACAACGAGGCGGCCGTCATCCCCGACCTCGTCCGCGAGCTCAAGGCCGCGTTCGCCGCGCACGAGCTGGATGGTGAGGTCCTCCTCGTAGACGACGGGTCGTCCGACGGGACTGCCGAGCTCGCCGAACGCGAGGCCGCCGGCTGGCCCAACTTCCGGGTGCTTCGCCATCGGGTGAACCGCGGGAAGACCGAAGCCATGGTCACGGCGGCCGAGGCCACGGAGCGCTCGGTGCTCGTCCTCTTCGATGCCGACCTGCAGCACACGCCGGACGAGATCCCCCGCTTCCTGGAGAAGATCGACGAGGGCTGGGACATCGTGACCGGCCGTAAGATCGGCGCGTACGACAAGCGGGCGGTGTCCTCCGTCTACAACCGTCTCAGCCGCTGGATCTTCCGGGTGCCGGTCCAGGATCTCAACTCCATGAAGGCCTTCCGGCGGGAAGTGCTGACCGAGATCCCGTTGCGCCACGATTGGCATCGGTTCTTCGTGGTGATGGCCTACGCGCGCGGCTACAGCGTCAGCGAGATCGACGTGACCCTCCACCCCCGGCGGGCGGGCGAATCCAAGTACCGGGGGCCGTTCCGGGTCATCGTGGGTCTGCTGGACCTCGTGTCCGTCTGGTTCCTGCTGCTGTTCTCGCGCAAGCCACTCATCCTGTTCGGGGTCAGCGGCCTGGTGCTCGTGGGTCTGGGCCTGACCGTCGCGCTGGTGGCGTTCTACCTGCGCTTCGTCATGGGGCAGGGGTTCCGGCCGCTGCTCTACCTGGTCATCCTCCTGGAGACGGTGGGCTTCCTGCTGCTGGGCTTCGGCCTCGTGTCGGAGATGATCGCCCAGCTCCGGACGGAGCTGGAGCGGGTCAAACGGGACCTCGACCGGACGCTGCGCCCGGGGTCGGAGGGCCGGCCGTGA
- the wecB gene encoding UDP-N-acetylglucosamine 2-epimerase (non-hydrolyzing) — protein sequence MSAGAARPRVLAVVGTRPEAIKMAPVISALEARADEVDVTVALTGQHTDMVDQVLEVFGYAPAYDLELMRDGQTLYDVADGCLAGLRRVVQEVRPDALVVQGDTATVFFGALVAFFERVRVGHVEAGLRSHDKWAPWPEEIFRRLTDVVTDFYFAPTAGARNNLLAEDVPPDQVFVTGNTVVDALRQVSASDRTATHPRVRALLASGRRLVLLTAHRREAFGEPLRAVFGAVRRIVDAHPEIDLLYPVHPNPNVRGPAQELLADHPRIHLTEPLGYVDLVRVLERARLVLTDSGGIQEEAPTFGTPVLVLRDVTERPEGVRAGVATLVGTDAQRIEREAARLLSGKGAARVTSNPYGDGRAGERIADALIAGLAGTPRRLQEWRAP from the coding sequence GTGAGCGCAGGCGCTGCGCGGCCGCGCGTCCTCGCGGTCGTGGGCACGCGCCCGGAAGCGATCAAGATGGCGCCCGTCATCTCCGCGCTCGAGGCGCGTGCGGACGAGGTGGACGTGACCGTCGCGCTCACCGGTCAACACACCGACATGGTGGACCAGGTCCTGGAGGTGTTCGGCTACGCGCCGGCGTACGACCTGGAGCTGATGCGGGACGGGCAGACCCTCTACGACGTCGCGGACGGATGTCTGGCCGGACTGCGGCGCGTGGTCCAGGAGGTGCGGCCCGACGCGCTGGTCGTCCAGGGCGACACGGCCACGGTCTTCTTCGGGGCACTGGTCGCGTTCTTCGAGCGCGTGCGGGTGGGCCACGTGGAAGCCGGTCTGCGCAGCCACGACAAGTGGGCGCCCTGGCCGGAGGAGATCTTCCGCCGTCTGACGGACGTGGTCACGGACTTCTACTTTGCGCCCACGGCCGGGGCGCGCAACAACCTGCTCGCCGAGGACGTGCCTCCCGACCAGGTCTTCGTGACCGGCAACACGGTCGTGGATGCGCTGCGCCAGGTCTCGGCCTCCGACCGGACCGCCACCCATCCCCGCGTACGTGCGCTGCTGGCGTCGGGGCGACGGCTGGTCCTGCTCACCGCGCATCGACGCGAGGCGTTCGGGGAGCCGCTGCGCGCCGTGTTCGGCGCGGTGCGCCGCATCGTGGATGCGCATCCGGAGATCGACCTGCTCTACCCCGTGCACCCCAATCCGAACGTCCGCGGACCCGCCCAGGAGCTGCTGGCCGACCATCCGCGGATCCACCTGACCGAGCCGCTCGGGTACGTGGACCTGGTGCGGGTGCTCGAGCGCGCCCGCCTGGTGCTCACCGACTCCGGAGGCATCCAGGAGGAGGCTCCCACGTTCGGGACCCCGGTGCTCGTGCTTCGCGACGTGACGGAGCGACCCGAGGGCGTGCGGGCGGGCGTAGCGACGCTCGTCGGGACCGATGCCCAGCGCATCGAGCGAGAGGCGGCCCGCCTGTTGAGCGGGAAGGGGGCAGCACGCGTCACGTCGAACCCGTACGGGGACGGGCGTGCCGGCGAGCGCATCGCCGATGCGTTGATCGCCGGTCTGGCCGGGACGCCGCGGCGTCTGCAGGAGTGGCGGGCGCCATGA
- a CDS encoding glycosyltransferase family 4 protein has translation MNVLMHCVYFPPEVGGLESHVYYLCRALVRAGHSVSVVTSRSLPEAPPYEVMEGIEVHRTWFPARNPAGWILHALGSLPTTRKLAYRADVVHAQAFQSVPPCAWGVRGQNTPLVATLHTSHFLVRAQKPAWQPVLRRVVTAPHHVFAASSEIAAVAESLAPGVRVEPLTNGVETDLFKPVKPAFPPGARRRLVVPRRLFPKNGVEYFIRALPHIARGADVEALLVGDGPERERLEALARELGVAERVRFLGRQVNADMPALLCSAELAVFPSLMEATSVAALESMACERPVAASRVGGLPEIVDDEVGGLFEPADPEDLARVVLELLARPDLADLGRRARRRVEEQWSNRRLAERHIEVYQDLLRRARGRAWSAAHPS, from the coding sequence ATGAACGTCCTGATGCACTGCGTCTACTTCCCGCCGGAGGTGGGCGGGCTCGAGAGCCACGTCTACTACCTCTGCCGCGCCCTCGTGCGCGCCGGCCACTCCGTGAGCGTGGTGACGTCGCGGTCGCTTCCCGAAGCGCCCCCCTACGAGGTCATGGAGGGGATCGAGGTCCACCGCACCTGGTTCCCGGCCCGCAACCCGGCCGGCTGGATCCTCCACGCGCTGGGTTCCCTACCGACCACGCGCAAGCTCGCCTACCGGGCCGACGTGGTGCACGCCCAGGCCTTCCAGTCCGTCCCTCCCTGTGCCTGGGGCGTGCGCGGTCAGAACACGCCCCTGGTGGCCACGCTGCACACGTCCCACTTCCTGGTGCGCGCGCAGAAGCCGGCCTGGCAGCCCGTCCTGCGCCGCGTCGTGACCGCCCCCCACCACGTCTTCGCGGCCAGCTCGGAGATCGCTGCGGTCGCGGAGTCCCTGGCGCCCGGCGTGCGGGTCGAGCCACTCACGAACGGGGTGGAGACGGACCTCTTCAAGCCGGTCAAGCCGGCGTTCCCCCCGGGAGCACGCCGCCGCCTCGTCGTGCCGCGGCGACTCTTCCCCAAGAATGGCGTCGAGTACTTCATCCGGGCCCTGCCGCACATCGCGCGCGGCGCCGACGTGGAAGCGCTCCTGGTGGGGGATGGGCCCGAGCGCGAGCGCCTGGAAGCGCTGGCGCGGGAGCTGGGGGTGGCCGAACGCGTGCGCTTCCTGGGGCGGCAGGTCAACGCGGACATGCCCGCGCTCCTGTGCTCCGCCGAGCTGGCCGTCTTCCCGTCCCTGATGGAGGCCACCTCGGTGGCCGCGCTGGAGAGCATGGCGTGCGAGCGCCCGGTCGCGGCCTCGCGCGTCGGCGGTCTGCCCGAGATCGTCGATGACGAGGTGGGCGGCCTCTTCGAGCCCGCCGACCCCGAGGACCTCGCGCGCGTGGTGCTGGAGCTGTTGGCCCGCCCGGACCTGGCCGACCTGGGCAGGCGGGCGCGCCGTCGCGTGGAAGAGCAGTGGAGCAACCGCCGCCTGGCCGAGCGCCACATCGAGGTGTACCAGGATCTCCTGCGCCGCGCGCGCGGCCGCGCCTGGAGCGCGGCGCACCCGAGCTGA
- a CDS encoding lysylphosphatidylglycerol synthase domain-containing protein — MSRNVRAGTGSRSRRLLVRVLQLGATVLVTWFILDRLGLSLGAVRDLDPRWWRPQAGPLVLSSLLLAAAYALSGALWGGMVRELGGGGLGHRRGIGIYLVANLGRYVPGKVWQILGLAWLAGRAGVPPTVATSAAVLGQALSLAGAALVGAVALFGADGAERTLAPWVLGAVALGILLTLSRSFMEKALALWSRVLRARETPQVPGPTFGLRWAAAYALNWIAYGVAFVVFASAFGVDVPWVPTASGFVASWLLGYLALFAPAGIGVREGVLVALLSPFLGAGAVAVAALSRVWLTLVEVVAALALGGGVLREARAVAGEAS, encoded by the coding sequence GTGAGCAGGAACGTCCGCGCCGGGACCGGCTCCAGGTCCCGCCGTCTCCTGGTGCGCGTCCTCCAGCTCGGTGCCACCGTGCTGGTGACGTGGTTCATCCTCGACCGGCTCGGCCTCTCCCTCGGCGCCGTGCGCGACCTCGACCCGCGCTGGTGGCGACCGCAGGCGGGCCCGCTCGTCCTCTCGTCCCTCCTCCTGGCTGCGGCCTACGCGCTCTCCGGCGCGCTCTGGGGCGGCATGGTGCGGGAGCTGGGCGGAGGCGGACTGGGACACCGCCGGGGCATCGGGATCTACCTCGTGGCCAATCTGGGCCGCTACGTTCCGGGCAAGGTCTGGCAGATCCTGGGCCTGGCGTGGCTCGCCGGGCGGGCCGGCGTCCCGCCCACCGTGGCGACGTCGGCCGCCGTTCTGGGGCAGGCGCTCTCCCTGGCCGGCGCAGCGCTCGTCGGCGCGGTGGCGCTCTTCGGGGCGGACGGCGCGGAACGCACGCTGGCGCCGTGGGTGCTGGGAGCGGTCGCGCTCGGCATCCTGCTCACGCTCTCGAGGAGCTTCATGGAGAAGGCCCTGGCCCTCTGGTCGCGCGTGCTCCGCGCCCGGGAGACGCCCCAGGTGCCGGGCCCCACGTTCGGGCTTCGGTGGGCGGCCGCGTATGCGCTCAACTGGATCGCCTACGGGGTCGCCTTCGTGGTGTTCGCGAGCGCCTTCGGCGTGGACGTTCCCTGGGTGCCGACGGCGTCGGGCTTCGTGGCCTCCTGGCTGCTCGGCTACCTGGCCCTGTTCGCTCCCGCGGGCATCGGAGTGCGGGAAGGCGTCCTGGTGGCCTTGCTCAGCCCGTTCCTGGGGGCGGGGGCGGTGGCCGTCGCCGCGCTGTCCCGCGTGTGGCTCACGCTCGTGGAGGTCGTGGCCGCGCTGGCGTTGGGCGGAGGGGTGCTGCGGGAGGCGAGGGCGGTGGCGGGAGAGGCGTCATGA
- a CDS encoding polyprenol monophosphomannose synthase, translated as MSGNGGTHGNGDERFLVVIPTYNERRNVSMVVPLVAGQDPRVHVLIVDDNSPDGTGQEADRLARDNPRIHVLHREGKGGLGQAYIAGFKWGLERDFALFFEMDADLSHPADQIPAFIAKSAECDVIVGSRYVGGRVAVVNWPLSRLMLSLFGSLYARVITRLPLSDATGGFNCFKREVLEAIDVDRIQSTGYTFQIELKLRAWRKGFRVCEIPVIFTERAEGESKMSKRIVREAVWRVWQLRLMDLFGRL; from the coding sequence ATGAGCGGCAACGGCGGCACGCACGGGAATGGTGACGAGCGGTTCCTGGTCGTCATCCCGACCTACAACGAGCGTCGCAACGTGTCGATGGTCGTCCCGCTCGTGGCGGGGCAGGACCCGCGCGTGCACGTCCTGATCGTCGACGACAACTCCCCCGACGGCACCGGGCAGGAGGCGGACCGCCTCGCACGCGACAACCCCCGGATCCACGTGCTGCACCGGGAAGGGAAGGGCGGGTTGGGCCAGGCGTACATCGCCGGCTTCAAGTGGGGCCTCGAGCGAGATTTCGCGCTGTTCTTCGAGATGGACGCCGATCTCTCGCATCCGGCGGATCAGATCCCGGCGTTCATCGCCAAGTCCGCCGAGTGCGACGTGATCGTGGGCTCCCGGTACGTGGGCGGGCGGGTGGCGGTGGTCAACTGGCCGCTCTCGCGCCTCATGCTTTCTCTCTTTGGAAGTCTGTATGCTCGTGTCATAACGAGACTTCCGCTATCCGACGCCACGGGCGGATTCAACTGCTTCAAGCGGGAGGTGCTCGAAGCCATCGACGTCGACCGCATCCAGTCCACGGGCTACACGTTCCAGATCGAGCTCAAGCTCCGAGCGTGGCGGAAGGGGTTCCGTGTCTGCGAGATTCCGGTGATCTTCACCGAGCGGGCGGAGGGCGAATCCAAGATGTCCAAGCGCATCGTGCGCGAGGCCGTCTGGAGGGTATGGCAGCTCCGCCTGATGGACCTCTTCGGCCGGCTCTGA
- a CDS encoding lysophospholipid acyltransferase family protein gives MSERFPSSVPPWRASLYAPVQRLMRWVLMPLLARVDVEGREHIPADGPFFLIPNHQSVLDPLIVQALCRRPVYSMTKSTQFTGRLMRWLLPRIGAFPVRRYRTDAQAVRTVLRLIEEGKGVGIYPEGERSWDGQLQPLRRGTIRVLLKAGVPIIPVGIAGSYDVWPRWSKRPRRCRVRLRYGAPIVFGAHADRLAREAALPAARKRLEAALRELIDETSGAREGDARVPDRSLPDAKERWA, from the coding sequence ATGAGCGAGCGCTTCCCGTCCTCCGTGCCGCCCTGGCGTGCGTCCCTGTACGCGCCCGTGCAGCGCCTCATGCGGTGGGTGTTGATGCCGCTCCTGGCGCGCGTGGACGTGGAGGGTCGCGAGCACATCCCGGCGGACGGCCCCTTCTTCCTGATCCCGAATCATCAGAGCGTGCTCGACCCGCTGATCGTGCAGGCCCTCTGCCGCCGGCCGGTCTACTCCATGACCAAGAGCACGCAGTTCACCGGTCGCCTGATGCGTTGGCTGCTGCCCCGCATCGGCGCCTTCCCGGTGCGGCGCTACCGCACGGACGCGCAGGCGGTCCGCACCGTGCTGCGGCTGATCGAGGAAGGGAAGGGCGTCGGCATCTACCCCGAAGGGGAGCGCTCCTGGGACGGACAGCTCCAACCGCTGCGGCGAGGCACGATCCGCGTCCTGCTCAAGGCGGGTGTGCCCATCATCCCGGTGGGGATCGCGGGCTCATACGACGTATGGCCGCGCTGGAGCAAGCGACCGCGCCGCTGCCGTGTCCGTCTGCGCTACGGGGCGCCCATCGTCTTCGGTGCACACGCGGATCGGCTCGCGCGGGAGGCGGCGCTGCCGGCGGCCCGCAAGCGGCTGGAGGCGGCCCTGCGGGAGCTGATCGACGAGACCAGCGGAGCGCGGGAAGGGGATGCGCGCGTGCCGGACCGCAGCCTGCCCGACGCCAAGGAGCGCTGGGCGTGA
- a CDS encoding methyltransferase domain-containing protein yields MSERIIGKEYYDRSDYFEGGTGHLTDLDSPFQQYRIRKVLEIHRPVAEDRVVDLGCGWGTFCFALAPAVKEIVGVDFSEKSIELCEKRLAQAPFDNVRFVCADGGDTGLPAGVWDMVLAADLFEHLYPDDSARVFAEAFRLLAPGGRFAVWTPHRGHILEVLKNNEILLERDISHVDYKSMARLKSYATEAGFDVERAYYAESHVPGLSLVERALQGAVPLLRRRIALLARKPFRAL; encoded by the coding sequence GTGAGCGAGCGGATCATCGGCAAGGAGTACTACGACCGCTCCGACTACTTCGAAGGCGGTACCGGGCACCTGACCGACCTGGACAGCCCCTTCCAGCAATACCGCATCCGGAAGGTGCTGGAGATCCATCGGCCCGTGGCCGAGGACCGCGTCGTGGACCTGGGATGCGGCTGGGGCACGTTCTGCTTTGCGCTCGCGCCCGCGGTGAAGGAGATCGTGGGCGTCGACTTCTCCGAGAAGTCCATCGAGCTCTGCGAGAAGCGGCTCGCGCAGGCGCCCTTCGACAACGTCCGCTTCGTGTGCGCGGACGGTGGGGACACGGGGCTACCCGCCGGGGTCTGGGACATGGTGCTGGCGGCCGACCTCTTCGAGCACCTGTATCCCGACGACTCGGCGCGGGTCTTCGCGGAGGCCTTCCGCCTGTTGGCGCCCGGGGGGCGCTTCGCCGTCTGGACCCCGCACCGCGGGCACATCCTCGAGGTGCTCAAGAACAACGAGATCCTGCTCGAGCGCGACATCAGCCACGTGGACTACAAGTCCATGGCGCGGCTGAAGAGCTATGCGACGGAGGCCGGCTTCGACGTGGAGCGGGCCTACTACGCGGAGTCACACGTGCCGGGGCTGTCCCTGGTGGAGCGCGCCCTCCAGGGGGCCGTCCCACTCCTGCGCCGCCGGATCGCCCTGCTGGCCCGCAAGCCGTTCCGCGCCCTGTAG